The following are from one region of the Geothermobacter hydrogeniphilus genome:
- a CDS encoding phosphate-starvation-inducible PsiE family protein: MEKRVELSFPGPFFEQACKVLLSFLLLALLGTIGAGIARTFVDLLSSLTTLVDPGGTEYFFRDILVDVLTVLALIEVFRTAMSYLVEGRVKVTYIIDTVLVALLTEVLAFWYREMDVNRMLMVIALVVSLMFVRIMAIRFSPKRRELVEGL; the protein is encoded by the coding sequence ATGGAAAAACGAGTTGAACTGAGCTTTCCCGGCCCCTTTTTTGAGCAGGCCTGCAAGGTGCTGCTCTCCTTCCTGCTGCTGGCACTGCTGGGGACGATCGGCGCCGGCATTGCCCGCACCTTTGTCGACCTGCTTTCCAGCCTGACGACTCTGGTTGATCCGGGAGGTACCGAGTACTTTTTCCGGGATATCCTGGTCGATGTGCTGACAGTCCTGGCACTGATCGAAGTCTTTCGCACCGCCATGAGTTACCTGGTCGAAGGACGGGTCAAGGTGACCTACATTATCGACACGGTGCTGGTGGCGCTTTTGACTGAAGTCCTCGCTTTCTGGTACCGGGAAATGGACGTGAATCGGATGCTGATGGTGATCGCCCTGGTGGTGAGTCTGATGTTCGTGCGCATTATGGCGATTCGATTTTCACCGAAGCGGAGGGAGCTTGTGGAAGGGTTGTAG
- a CDS encoding nucleoside recognition domain-containing protein, with translation MKKFVEALKTLLQESGSLYLELLKVMVPVMILVRLAVELGAIDLVGKIVAPVMSLVGLPGEMGFVWVTAMLVNIYAAAAALLTLLPTVPLSIAQATVLGAMILIAHSLPVEQRIAQKAGAGFLFTLVLRLAAALVYGALLNLAYAGFAGMQEPARVIFLHLTPPAADWGTWALASLSSLWSIFWIITVLLAGLKVLERTGVTPLLARALSPLLRLMGIGTMATSMTVTGSLLGISYGGALIIQEARSGRLAARDVFLSLCFMCLCHSLIEDTLFVMAFGGHWSGLLIGRFLFALLVTMLLAQGVRRLSGGTVERFLFGKGQRSVRT, from the coding sequence ATGAAAAAGTTCGTGGAAGCACTGAAAACCCTCCTGCAGGAGAGCGGCTCCCTTTACCTTGAGTTGCTCAAGGTGATGGTGCCGGTGATGATTCTGGTACGGCTTGCCGTCGAGCTCGGAGCCATTGATCTGGTGGGTAAAATTGTCGCCCCGGTCATGTCCCTGGTCGGACTTCCGGGCGAGATGGGCTTTGTCTGGGTGACCGCCATGCTGGTCAATATCTACGCCGCCGCCGCGGCGCTGCTGACGCTGCTGCCCACGGTGCCCCTCAGCATAGCCCAGGCGACGGTCCTCGGCGCAATGATCCTGATCGCCCATTCGCTGCCCGTCGAGCAGCGTATCGCCCAGAAAGCCGGGGCCGGTTTCCTCTTCACCCTGGTGCTGCGTCTGGCCGCAGCCCTGGTTTATGGGGCTCTGCTCAACCTGGCCTATGCCGGCTTCGCCGGGATGCAGGAACCGGCGCGGGTGATCTTTCTGCATCTGACCCCGCCCGCGGCAGACTGGGGGACCTGGGCCCTCGCCAGTCTCAGCTCGTTGTGGTCGATTTTCTGGATCATTACCGTTCTGCTGGCCGGACTGAAGGTGCTGGAACGGACCGGTGTGACCCCTCTGCTGGCACGGGCCTTATCGCCCCTGCTGCGTCTGATGGGGATCGGCACCATGGCTACCTCGATGACTGTTACCGGCAGTCTGCTGGGAATTTCCTACGGTGGCGCGCTGATTATCCAGGAAGCCCGCTCCGGACGACTTGCCGCCAGAGACGTCTTTTTGTCGCTCTGTTTCATGTGTCTCTGCCACAGCCTGATTGAGGACACCCTGTTCGTGATGGCCTTCGGCGGCCACTGGTCCGGCCTGCTGATCGGCCGCTTCCTCTTTGCCCTGCTGGTGACCATGCTGCTGGCGCAGGGGGTGCGGCGTCTGTCCGGCGGGACTGTCGAGCGGTTCCTGTTCGGCAAGGGGCAACGTTCGGTTCGGACCTGA
- a CDS encoding asparaginase, translating into MVDILILTAGGTIDKIYFDAKSSFQVGESPIGELLREANLTLDVEVRSVLRKDSLEMTDADRALLRQAVEEATAEKIVITHGTDTMVETGKALAGITGKTIVLTGAMQPARFRSTDALFNVASALTASQILPAGVYIAMNGRILDPRRARKNVAANRFELLTES; encoded by the coding sequence ATCGTGGATATTCTGATCCTGACGGCCGGCGGTACCATCGACAAGATCTATTTCGACGCCAAAAGCAGTTTTCAGGTCGGCGAATCACCGATCGGCGAGTTGCTCAGGGAAGCGAACCTGACTCTCGACGTCGAGGTGCGATCCGTGCTGCGCAAGGACAGCCTGGAGATGACCGATGCCGATCGCGCTCTGCTTCGACAGGCCGTGGAAGAGGCGACTGCCGAAAAGATTGTCATCACCCATGGCACCGATACCATGGTTGAAACCGGCAAGGCACTGGCCGGCATAACCGGCAAAACAATAGTTCTGACCGGTGCCATGCAGCCGGCCCGGTTCCGCTCCACCGATGCGCTGTTCAATGTTGCCAGCGCCCTGACCGCGTCCCAGATTCTTCCGGCCGGAGTCTACATCGCCATGAATGGCCGCATCTTAGACCCGCGCCGGGCGCGTAAGAATGTGGCGGCGAACCGGTTTGAACTTCTGACCGAAAGCTGA
- a CDS encoding cold-shock protein produces MAEGTVKWFNDAKGFGFIEQDNGPDVFVHFSEIQGDGFKSLAEGDRVSFDVTQGQKGPQSAGVRKI; encoded by the coding sequence ATGGCTGAAGGTACTGTGAAATGGTTTAACGACGCAAAAGGTTTCGGTTTTATCGAACAGGACAATGGACCCGATGTGTTCGTTCATTTTTCTGAAATTCAAGGGGACGGCTTCAAATCTCTCGCCGAGGGAGACCGTGTCAGCTTCGACGTCACCCAGGGGCAGAAAGGCCCGCAGTCGGCCGGCGTGCGCAAAATCTGA
- a CDS encoding DEAD/DEAH box helicase, translating to MNFSSFNLHPKINAGITAAGYSTPTPIQAQAIPKIMRQRDVMGLAQTGTGKTAAFGLPILHRLLTEPRGGVRALVIAPTRELAEQIHESLSQLGNRSGLRSTTIYGGVGINPQIARLKKGVDIVVACPGRLLDHIQQGTIDLRRLQMLVLDEADQMFDMGFLPDIRRIIKALPVQRQTLLFSATMPKEIRHLAEEVLTDPERVQVDIVAPAETVSHALYPVPQHLKTNLLLKLLQQTNTESVLVFTRTKHRAKRLGEKLGKSGYRAASLQGNLSQNKRQAALNGFRDGSVQILVATDIAARGIDVSQVSHVINFDIPNTTEAYIHRIGRTGRASRSGDAFTLITEEDRAMVRAIEKVLGQQVEQRTLENFDYRLPAPARTGQSPRSAKPVQARKNGIPTGNGSLPQPARRRPRRRAANRVGTL from the coding sequence ATGAATTTCAGCAGTTTCAATCTCCACCCGAAAATCAACGCCGGCATCACGGCAGCCGGCTACTCAACTCCGACACCGATTCAGGCACAAGCCATTCCGAAAATCATGCGGCAGCGCGATGTCATGGGCCTGGCCCAGACCGGCACCGGGAAAACCGCGGCCTTCGGCCTGCCGATCCTGCATCGTCTGCTGACGGAACCACGAGGCGGGGTTCGCGCCCTGGTCATTGCCCCGACCCGCGAACTGGCCGAACAGATTCACGAATCACTCAGCCAGCTCGGCAACCGGAGCGGCCTGCGCAGCACCACCATCTACGGCGGTGTCGGCATCAACCCGCAGATCGCCCGACTGAAAAAAGGGGTCGATATTGTCGTCGCCTGCCCGGGCCGCCTGCTTGATCACATTCAACAGGGAACCATCGACCTGCGCCGGCTGCAGATGCTGGTCCTCGACGAGGCGGACCAGATGTTCGACATGGGCTTTCTGCCCGACATCCGGCGGATCATCAAAGCGCTGCCGGTCCAACGACAGACCCTGCTCTTCTCCGCCACCATGCCGAAAGAGATCCGCCACCTGGCTGAGGAAGTCCTCACCGACCCGGAACGGGTGCAGGTCGATATCGTCGCCCCGGCGGAAACAGTCAGTCACGCCCTCTACCCGGTACCGCAGCATCTCAAGACCAACCTGCTGCTCAAACTGCTGCAACAGACCAACACCGAATCAGTGCTGGTCTTCACCCGCACCAAGCATCGCGCCAAGCGCCTCGGCGAGAAACTCGGCAAAAGCGGCTACCGGGCCGCCTCGCTGCAGGGGAACCTTTCCCAGAACAAGCGTCAGGCGGCCCTCAACGGCTTTCGTGACGGCAGCGTCCAGATCCTGGTGGCCACCGACATCGCCGCCCGCGGTATTGACGTTTCACAGGTTTCACACGTCATCAACTTCGACATTCCCAACACCACTGAAGCCTATATCCACCGCATCGGCCGTACCGGCCGCGCCAGCCGCAGCGGCGACGCTTTCACGCTGATCACCGAGGAAGATCGGGCGATGGTGCGGGCGATCGAAAAGGTCCTCGGCCAACAGGTCGAACAACGCACCTTGGAAAATTTCGACTACCGGCTGCCCGCGCCTGCCCGCACCGGACAGAGTCCCCGATCGGCAAAACCCGTACAGGCAAGGAAAAACGGTATCCCGACCGGCAACGGATCTCTTCCCCAGCCGGCCCGCAGGCGCCCGCGGAGAAGAGCCGCCAACCGGGTCGGCACCCTGTAA
- a CDS encoding TIGR01212 family radical SAM protein (This family includes YhcC from E. coli K-12, an uncharacterized radical SAM protein.), which produces MRSKRYNLFSEDLKQRFGGRVHKISVDAGFGCPHRDGGRRGGGCIFCDPGGSGSFGLERRLSVRGQIEAGKEVMTRKYKAKHFMAYFQPFSNTFAPVARLRTLYDEALAVADVIGFSVGTRPDCLPDEVLDLLADYHRRTCFWLEIGLQSSHDATLEWLRRGHDYACFLDSYRRAKERGLKVCVHVILGLPGESRRQVLQTADEMARLRVDGIKLHLLHVMKGTVLGERYRAGEFRLLERDEYVTLVCDVLERLHPATLIHRLTGDGPRDYLLAPLWSLKKWEVLNAIDAELEQRSTRQGSRAGKQEF; this is translated from the coding sequence ATGCGGTCGAAGCGCTACAATCTGTTTTCCGAGGACCTCAAGCAACGCTTCGGCGGTCGGGTGCACAAGATTTCCGTCGATGCCGGTTTCGGTTGCCCCCATCGCGATGGCGGCCGCCGGGGGGGTGGGTGTATTTTCTGTGATCCGGGAGGATCGGGCTCCTTCGGCCTGGAACGTCGGCTCTCGGTTCGCGGGCAGATCGAGGCGGGTAAGGAGGTCATGACCCGCAAGTACAAGGCAAAACACTTCATGGCTTATTTTCAGCCATTTTCAAACACGTTTGCCCCGGTGGCACGATTGCGGACGCTCTACGATGAAGCCCTCGCCGTAGCCGATGTCATCGGTTTTTCGGTCGGGACCCGGCCCGACTGTCTACCGGATGAGGTTCTCGACCTGCTTGCCGACTACCATCGCCGGACCTGTTTCTGGCTGGAGATCGGTTTGCAGAGCAGCCATGATGCGACCCTGGAGTGGCTGCGCCGCGGTCACGACTATGCCTGCTTCCTCGATAGCTACCGGCGGGCGAAGGAACGGGGACTCAAGGTCTGTGTCCACGTTATCCTCGGCTTGCCGGGTGAATCGCGCCGGCAGGTGCTGCAGACGGCTGACGAGATGGCTCGATTGCGGGTTGACGGCATCAAGCTGCACCTGCTGCATGTGATGAAGGGGACGGTTTTGGGTGAGCGCTACCGGGCCGGGGAATTCCGCCTGCTGGAGCGGGATGAGTATGTCACGCTGGTCTGCGATGTCCTCGAACGGCTGCACCCGGCAACCCTGATCCATCGCCTGACCGGTGACGGCCCGCGAGACTACCTGCTGGCGCCGCTCTGGTCACTGAAGAAATGGGAAGTCCTCAACGCCATCGACGCCGAGCTGGAACAGCGCAGCACCCGGCAGGGAAGCCGGGCAGGAAAACAGGAGTTTTAA
- a CDS encoding methylated-DNA--[protein]-cysteine S-methyltransferase, which yields MDHPDYQHIAQAIRFLEDHVSEQPSLETVAAHIGFSPFHFQRLFKSWAGVSPKRFLQYLTVEHAKQMLRASESVLETAFEVGLSGPGRLHDLFVSVEAVTPGEYKSFGRDLQLFYGFHSTPFGDCLLAASTRGICALSFVEDGRRQAIEELRSEWRQSELAEDTERTGLLVDRIFATPDREQDEPLRLLLKGTNFQLKVWEALLKIPEGRVVTYGALAEAIGHPGAQRAVGTAVGHNPIACLIPCHRVLRTDGGIGGYRWGITRKRAILAREAANNLRIPD from the coding sequence ATGGACCATCCTGATTATCAGCACATCGCGCAGGCCATCCGCTTCCTGGAAGATCATGTCTCCGAGCAACCCTCCCTCGAAACGGTGGCGGCCCATATCGGCTTCAGCCCCTTTCACTTTCAACGCCTGTTCAAGAGTTGGGCAGGGGTCAGCCCGAAACGGTTCCTGCAGTACCTGACCGTCGAGCATGCCAAGCAGATGCTGCGCGCCTCGGAGTCGGTGCTGGAGACGGCCTTCGAGGTCGGCCTGAGCGGGCCGGGGCGGCTGCACGACCTGTTCGTCAGCGTCGAAGCGGTCACTCCCGGCGAATACAAGAGCTTCGGCCGCGACCTGCAGCTGTTCTACGGCTTCCATTCCACCCCCTTCGGCGACTGCCTGCTCGCCGCCAGCACACGCGGCATCTGCGCCCTCTCCTTCGTCGAAGACGGCAGGCGGCAGGCAATCGAGGAACTGCGTTCAGAGTGGCGACAATCTGAACTCGCGGAGGATACGGAACGAACCGGGCTTCTGGTCGATAGGATTTTTGCAACACCCGACAGGGAGCAGGACGAGCCGCTGCGGCTGCTGCTCAAGGGAACCAATTTCCAGCTCAAGGTCTGGGAAGCGCTGCTGAAGATTCCGGAAGGACGTGTCGTGACCTACGGTGCCCTGGCCGAAGCGATCGGTCATCCCGGCGCCCAGCGCGCGGTCGGCACTGCCGTCGGCCATAACCCGATCGCCTGCCTGATCCCCTGCCACCGGGTGCTGCGAACGGACGGCGGCATCGGCGGCTACCGCTGGGGGATAACCCGTAAGCGGGCGATACTGGCGCGGGAAGCGGCGAACAACCTTCGCATACCGGATTAA
- a CDS encoding YaiI/YqxD family protein yields MQIWVDADACPKSVKEILYRAAARTGIRLTLVANQPLKVPPSPHITTIRVAAGMDVADAHIAAEAEAGDLVITADIPLAAQLVDNRVHVLGPRGDVIDRDNIHERLSMRNLLDELRGSGIETGGPPPLKKSDRQAFANRLDQLLARTVSPAPGNTHSP; encoded by the coding sequence ATGCAGATATGGGTCGATGCCGACGCTTGTCCGAAAAGCGTCAAGGAGATCCTCTACCGCGCCGCGGCAAGAACCGGGATCAGGCTGACCCTGGTGGCCAACCAACCCCTGAAGGTACCCCCCTCTCCGCACATTACCACCATCCGGGTCGCGGCCGGGATGGACGTCGCGGACGCGCACATCGCTGCCGAAGCCGAAGCGGGAGACCTGGTGATTACCGCCGACATCCCGCTGGCGGCGCAGTTGGTCGACAATCGGGTCCACGTTCTCGGACCACGCGGTGACGTGATCGACCGGGACAACATCCACGAACGGCTGAGCATGCGTAACCTGCTCGACGAGCTGCGCGGCAGCGGCATCGAAACCGGAGGCCCGCCGCCATTGAAAAAATCCGACCGCCAGGCCTTTGCCAACCGCCTCGACCAGCTCCTGGCAAGGACGGTGTCACCGGCACCGGGAAACACCCATTCACCCTGA